The following are from one region of the Malassezia vespertilionis chromosome 4, complete sequence genome:
- the HGH1 gene encoding Protein hgh1 (BUSCO:EOG09262F7P; COG:S; EggNog:ENOG503NVZ9), whose translation MSLPASHELLTFLADPNPQARQVAMANIAGYSKRDHPQRYLLTEKLKDARGEPVHIWDGSELDVLEQIKELCRDQPLTMHDALSVLINLSDSPSVALRIADPKFLSFLVMYIGDSISLLADLACILVSNLTKYEPVCTRLLDLQVEDRPFYSFFSPNDLQLSLGGLDADPSDPQFEQKKAAFTAASQRLSSSVKTTEQVKVPALVKLLRAFEEGASVESSDASGSNMRERVEATQGESGSRPLALDEHGRPYVRRKSHCNFLASVFANVTVLSRGREFFVQPIFGTDRSLTDAYPVGRIMVYTEHGDLIRRGGVISALKNTLFIKHAHKTLLAPSPIMIQEGYPMSPVDILAYILMPLIDGKELAKVDLEDQEELPETCQLVDENKPRESDMALRLMLIECLLLLCTSHYGRESLRGRGAYVVVREAHLAEQNEEVTEAITRFVNLLKRDETEETKRDGVDLVPTDDVEENEEADIRLEEL comes from the exons ATGTCGCTTCCAGCGTCGCACGAGCTTTTGACATTCCTTGCCGATCCCAATCCGCAGGCACGTCAGGTGGCCATGGCGAATATTGCTGGGTACAGCAAGCGCGATCATCCCCAGCGTTACCTACTAACCGAAAAGCTGAAAGATGCGAGGGGCGAACCAGTTCACATTTGGGATGGCTCCGAGCTGGATGTATTGGAGCAGATAAAGGAGCTGTGTCGCGATCAGCCGCTTACCATGCATGATGCACTGAGCGTGCTCATAAATCTGTCGGATAGCCCTTCtgtggcgctgcgcatcgccgacCCTAAATTTCTCTCGTTTTTGGTGATGTACATTGGCGACTCGATATCGCTTTTGGCTGACCTTGCGTGTATATTGGTATCAAATTTGACGAAATATGAGCCTGTTTGTACACGCCTATTGGATCTGCAAGTGGAAGACCGTCCATTTTACTCTTTTTTTTCGCCAAATGACTTGCAGTTATCCTTGGGTGGCTTGGATGCTGATCCGTCCGATCCACAATTCGAGCAGAAAAAGGCAGCGTTCACTGCTGCAAGCCAGCGTTTGTCCAGCTCTGTTAAGACAACGGAGCAAGTAAAAGTCCCAGCACTGGTTAAACTACTTCGCGCGTTTGAGGAGGGCGCTTCAGTGGAATCTAGCGATGCGAGCGGGAGCAATATGCGCGAGCGGGTAGAGGCAACCCAGGGCGAGTCAGGGTCAAGGCCGCTTGCATTAGATGAGCATGGGCGTCCTTACGTCAGGCGCAAGTCGCATTGCAACTTTTTGGCAAGCGTATTTGCCAACGTTACTGTGCTTTCCCGTGGCCGTGAGTTTTTCGTGCAGCCGATTTTTGGCACGGATAGATCATTGACGGATGCGTACCCTGTGGGTCGCATCATGGTATACACGGAGCATGGCGACTTGATCCGCCGCGGTGGTGTGATTAGTGCTCTTAAAAACACTTTATTTATTAAGCATGCCCACAAAACGTTGTTGGCTCCCTCGCCGATTATGATACAAGAAGGATACCCGATGTCACCTGTGGATATATTAGCATATATTCTTATGCCCTTAATCGACGGCAAGGAGCTTGCCAAGGTGGATTTGGAGGACCAAGAAGAATTGCCGGAAACATGCCAGCTGGTCGATGAAAATAAACCACGCGAGTCTGATATGGCGCTTCGTCTGATGCTAATTGAATGTCTACTGTTATTGTGTACGTCGCACTACGGTCGCGAATCTCTCCGCGGGCGTGGCGCTTACGTGGTCGTTCGCGAGGCGCATTTGGCAGAGCAGAATGAAGAG GTTACAGAAGCTATCACACGCTTTGTGAATTTGCTCAAGCGTGACGAGACGGAGGAGACAAAAAGGGACGGAGTTGATCTCGTGCCTACAGACGACGTCGAAGAAAACGAAGAGGCAGACATTCGGTTGGAGGAGCTGTGA
- the AKR1_1 gene encoding protein S-acyltransferase (TransMembrane:1 (i70-91o); COG:S; EggNog:ENOG503NVTK), with translation MQVVQVARQVTTFEASNIGRYGFMGGRPDVGMSGQQGLLQQQMQRMVSDGMTPEEAHTQLHRSRRRQRTCLKLITGVGGSILSVVGLDFYAGGRGGRGLSRTNTSSNPFDKGLIANCFDFWTQGQYLGLDYATLYNVPPEGFTPRKKRMRKHE, from the coding sequence ATGCAGGTTGTGCAGGTGGCGCGGCAAGTAACCACATTTGAAGCAAGCAATATAGGGCGCTATGGCTTTATGGGCGGCAGGCCGGATGTCGGCATGAGTGGCCAGCAAGGGCTTTTACAGCAGCAAATGCAACGCATGGTGTCCGATGGTATGACGCCCGAAGAGGCCCACACCCAGCTGCACAGATCCCGGCGCAGACAGCGCACTTGTCTTAAATTGATTACAGGAGTCGGAGGGAGTATCCTATCTGTCGTCGGTCTCGACTTTTACGCGGGTGGCAGAGGTGGTCGCGGTCTGTCTCGCACAAATACCAGCTCGAATCCATTCGACAAGGGCTTGATAGCAAACTGCTTTGATTTTTGGACCCAGGGGCAATATCTGGGTCTTGATTACGCGACGCTGTACAATGTCCCTCCAGAAGGGTTCACGCCGCGAAAAAAGCGTATGCGCAAGCATGAGTGA
- the AKR1_2 gene encoding protein S-acyltransferase (TransMembrane:4 (i255-272o278-300i312-334o340-363i); COG:S; EggNog:ENOG503NVTK) gives MVSKHAPPLSIHVAAQQGDIAQLQALCELDEAQVSERDEQDVTPLHWAAINGHTACAIFLLERGADPNAVGGELQATPLHWCSRSGQTRMIQLLLQRGADLLLKDKQGYNALHLTTHSSFVMAVLYMLQQDAFAANNHLDDPDPQGHTALMWAAFQGDAVSVDVLLKHGANVHSRDETGLTPLHWALVRGNRVCIEKLVASGADVHAKDNGGADARAFATDMKSTIAYENAMKMLRRDADGAPLRRVLTPFMQDALVFIVPMLVFTSAYYLMGQAPWYLVPFIGILCLILQYVLVAKHVLGPYPANSVQSSPYFLSLLITTLVPSFLCWLVSFVPHTTGLTVLNTVTGTLFISVFLTLAISVLRSPGRAPQPKTMEARRATIEDMVANDQLNGLFFCTSCIVCALKVLTIGAAPITL, from the coding sequence ATGGTGTCTAAACATGCTCCGCCGCTGAGCATACACGTCGCCGCACAGCAAGGCGACATAGCGCAATTACAGGCTTTGTGTGAATTGGATGAAGCGCAAGTGTCTGAGCGCGACGAACAGGACGTGACGCCGTTGCACTGGGCGGCAATCAACGGGCATACTGCGTGTGCCATTTTTTTGCTGGAACGTGGCGCAGACCCGAATGCTGTAGGAGGCGAGCTGCAAGCCACCCCACTGCACTGGTGCTCCCGCAGTGGACAAACCAGGATGATACAATTGCTCCTGCAACGCGGTGCTGATTTGCTACTGAAAGACAAGCAAGGATATAACGCATTGCACCTCACCACACATAGCAGTTTTGTCATGGCTGTCTTGTATATGCTACAGCAAGACGCATTTGCTGCAAATAACCATCTTGATGATCCAGATCCACAAGGTCATACTGCGCTGATGTGGGCTGCATTCCAAGGGGATGCCGTCTCGGTAGATGTGCTGCTAAAACACGGTGCGAACGTGCATTCACGCGATGAAACGGGCCTCACGCCATTGCACTGGGCATTGGTGCGCGGTAATCGTGTGTGTATTGAGAAGCTTGTTGCTTCTGGCGCCGATGTACATGCAAAAGACAACGGAGGGGcggatgcgcgcgcttttgctACTGACATGAAGTCGACGATCGCGTACGAAAATGCCATGAAAATGTTGCGGAGAGAcgcagacggcgcgccCCTTCGCCGTGTCTTAACTCCATTTATGCAGGACGCACTGGTTTTCATTGTGCCGATGCTTGTGTTCACAAGTGCATACTACCTTATGGGGCAAGCTCCTTGGTACCTTGTGCCGTTTATTGGTATTCTATGTTTGATCCTACAGTATGTGCTGGTTGCCAAGCATGTTTTGGGTCCCTACCCTGCAAATTCCGTGCAAAGCTCGCCCTACTTTTTGTCCCTGCTCATCACTACACTTGTGCCTTCATTTTTGTGCTGGCTGGTGAGctttgtgccgcacacgaCTGGTCTTACTGTACTGAATACTGTCACGGGCACGCTATTTATATCTGTGTTTTTAACACTCGCAATATCCGTATTGCGTTCTCCTGGGAGAGCACCGCAGCCCAAGACAATGGaggcgaggcgcgccacAATCGAGGACATGGTCGCAAATGACCAACTGAACGGCCTGTTTTTCTGTACCAGTTGCATTGTATGTGCTCTAAAAGTGCTCACCAtaggcgccgcgcccattACGCTCTAA
- a CDS encoding uncharacterized protein (COG:J; EggNog:ENOG503NTWW), with product MPLPPAIKSLLHAPKYAARQSKYNKNLVIAAGSAGYPRRAPHAQLLDDIFASVRFEAQSKGVEWGEWLTILTATMFALNATESLQGLHRYSMRQNDSHEPRPLAERVERACLMREVGLKCLGLIGIPKAINNLAALRTVVDSDSDLADALPSQPRRDLTPEQWEAARKVGSDLFDDIYLKQSKHLQGVLAHSHPDLGVFILQHEYGPLFAPPPLYHGVAHTDMEPWEVNRIRVSLLAIASLHAQGGVGPQVTSHIYGLLRSRPSFEHLDGPVRVGLDFLASAEGAVWVLETINRICEVVDGAEDQDREGVPNARL from the exons ATGCCGCTACCACCGGCGATTAAAAGCTTGCTGCATGCCCCAAAGTATGCAGCACGGCAGTCCAAGTATAATAAGAACTTGGTTATAGCAGCTGGAAGTGCTGGTTACccacggcgtgcgccgcatgctcAGCTTTTGGACGATATATTCGCGTCTGTGCGCTTTGAAGCACAATCCAAAGGCGTCGAGTGGGGTGAATGGCTCACTATTTTG ACGGCTACCATGTTTGCATTGAATGCGACCGAAAGTTTGCAAGGACTGCATCGGTATTCCATGCGCCAGAACGACTCGCACGAGCCGCGGCCTTTGGCGGAACGCGTGGAACGCGCATGTCTCATGCGTGAAGTGGGGCTCAAATGCCTTGGCTTAATAGGTATACCAAAGGCGATTAATAaccttgcggcgctccgtACCGTTGTCGACTCCGACTCGGACTTGGCTGATGCATTGCCGAGCCAACCACGTCGTGACTTAACACCAGAGCAATGGGAGGCCGCGCGTAAGGTTGGTAGCGATTTGTTTGATGATATCTATCTGAAACAGTCAAAGCACCTTCAAGGCGTCCTTGCACATTCGCATCCCGACCTCGGCGTGTTCATCTTGCAACATGAGTATGGCCCCTTATTCGCTCCTCCGCCGCTGTACCACGGTGTTGCTCATACCGATATGGAGCCTTGGGAAGTGAATCGCATTCGCGTAAGTCTGTTGGCCATCGCCTCGCTGCACGCCCAAGGCGGCGTCGGTCCGCAAGTGACGAGCCATATTTACGGATTGCTTCGTTCGCGTCCGAGCTTTGAGCATTTGGATGGCCCAGTACGAGTAGGATTAGATTTTCTTGCGAGTGCTGAAGGCGCAGTGTGGGTTCTCGAGACGATCAATCGCATCTGCGAAGTTGTCGATGGCGCAGAAGACCAAGATCGAGAAGGAGTGCCCAATGCGCGTTTGTAG